The Methanobrevibacter millerae genome includes the window TTATCAGTAAGAGACACCAACTCTAAAATCTTATCTGCCTCTTCACCAAACTCACTTTCAGCAACCTTAAAATCTGTACCGCCTTCATCATGATATTTTCTTGAATATAATTTCCTTAAAACATTTTCACGCACGGTATCCGGCCATAATCCGAAAGACCTTTGAAGATGAATTGCTGTAACTTTTTTTAGTTTATTATAATAATATTGGGAGGATTTTTCATTAATGCTTACATCAGCAACAGTTATGCTACCCTCATCAATATGTTCAACTCCTCTTAAAGCTCTTAAAAGTGTTGTCTTACCAGAACCACTTTTTCCCATGATTCCAAGAATTTCTCCTTCTTCAACAGAGAAACTGACATTTTTAAGACCAACAACAGAGTTACCGTCATCTAATTTATATGATTTACTTACATTTTCAACATTAATCATGTTCATGCCCCATTATAACATACAAATTTTTATAAATGAAACTATTTAAAAATATTTATTAGTGATACAAATGAGTTGTGAAAATAAAATTAAAGAATATGTTAACAGTTTAGAAAATGATAAATTATTAATCGAAACACATTTTGCCAATATAGAAAGAATAATTAAGGAAAATGACAAATTAGAAAGGGAAAAACTAATCGGAGTACTCTCTAACTTCAATACCCTAAACATACAATACGATCAGTTATGTAATGATTTAATTACTTTTATGAAGATTTTCAAACCTGAAACTAAAGAAATCAGACTTTACAAAACCGATGAACTTGTTGAATTATTGAATCAAAAAGCTAATGAGACTGAAGGCTAACTTTGATAATTTATAGTTACCTGACCGCCGGAATTTGTAGTTGAATTTTCAGCTACGACCTCACCATTTTTTAAAAGTTGAACAGTCATGTTTTCAGTAGAATCGTCATTTTTTTCAACCAGAACATAAACCTTATCCCATGCAGCACAGTCTAAGTCAAAAGTATGTCTTCCTTGAGTTGATTGCTCTTGAAGTGTGCTAGGTTCTCCTGCTTTAGAATACCAGAATCCATCGTAAATTACTTTTACCGCATAAGGATGAGAAGAGCCCTGCTGCACATTATTATCTGCAACAACAACATTTAATGATTCTTCATTAGTTGGCTTGTTAAAATGATTAATAGCTGAAAATAAAACTAATGCAATAGCAATTATACCAATAATTAAAACAATTTTTTTTGCTGTTCCCATTTTCCACCCACCTTTTTTCTGACCTGTGGGTGAACCATCCAATATATAGGAACAGTTCTCACAATACGTGGTTGACGAAATATTGTCATGACCACATCTTGGACATTTTACCATAATATATACCTAATAATAATTCTTTAAGTCTTATTATTCAAATACTTATATTTAAAGTTAATGCAAAAATAAGCGATTTAAACAATTTAATGGAAAAAATCATATACATTTTGGGCAGAATTTTTACTCATGCCCTCAACTTTTAAAAGCTCATCAACACTTGCATTTTTAATATTATCAATAGATCCGAATTCCTTTAAAAGATTGATTTTACGTTTTTTACCAATACCTTTTATATCATCAAGACTGGATTGGATTATATTCTTACTTCTAAGCTTTCTGTGATAAGTGATAGCAAAACGGTGAGACTCATCCCGAACCTGTTGCAGCAAATGAAGAGCCCTGTTGTTTTTAGGAATTATAATGGGCCTTTTTGAATTCGGAAGATAAATCTCTTCAAATTCCTTTGCAAGACCTATAATTGGAATATGGCTTAAATTTAACTCATCCAAAACATCACAGGCCATACCCAATTGACCTTTACCTCCATCAATGACAATCAAGTCAGGCTCAGGGTCTGTTTCAATCATCTTTAAACGACGAGTCAGTAATTCTTTCATCATTGCAAAATCATTTGGTCCTGGTGTTTCCATTTTGAAATGCTTATACATCTTTTTGTTTGGTTTTGCATCCTTAAATGATACCTTAGAACCAACAGCAAATTTTCCTGAGATGTTACTTATGTCATAACCTTCAATAATACGAGGCAGCTTTTCAAGCTTCAAATATTTTTTAAGTTCTATCATTGAGTTTTCGAGCTTTTTCTTTTGATGCTTAATTATTTCAGCATTTTTCTCCGCCATCTTTACTAGCCTTAACTTAACTCCCTTTTGCGGAACTTTTATATGTACTTTATTTCCTCTCAAATCACTTAGCCATTCTTCAAGCAATTCATTATCATCAATCTCTTCACTTAATAATATCTGCTTTGGAACATGTCTGTTATAACCATAATACTGCTGAATGAATGATGATATAATCTCTGAAGTAGAATCATGCTCTGACCCGCTCATCAAAAAGTCATCACGGCCGGTGATTTTACCATTACGAACAGGCATGATAACGACATAAATATCAAGTTTGCCTTTTGCAATAGCTATTACGTCCTGGTCCAAATCATCATCAACCAAATCAACAAATTGTTTTTCCATAATTTCTTCAATTGATTCAATTTGATCTCTTAGCACTGCAGCCTTTTCATATTCTTCACTTTCTGCAGCTTCTTTCATTTCCTTTTTCAGATTCTTAACGATGACTGAATATTTACCCTGGAAAAATAAATCAATTTTGTTAATGATTTCACTGTACTCCTTTTCTGTAATATTACCTGTGCACGGAGCATAGCATAAATCAATTTGAGCATTAAGGCATGGCCCATCCATATTACGACAGGTCCTAATTTTAAATAATGATTTTAAAAATTTGACCGTTCTTTTAACAGAACCAACATCAGTAAATGGTCCATAATATATGCCATTTTTAGTAATGTTTCTTGTAATGACTAAACGCGGGAACTTTTCATCAGTTATTTTAACATAAGGATAACGCTTATCATCCTTTAGCTGAATATTATAACGAGGATGATGCTTTTTGATTAGATTAGCCTCTAAAATCAAAGCTTCCTTTTCGGAATTTGTTATAATATACTCCAAACTATCAAAATGACTCATTAAAATTTGAGTTTTCGGTCTGTCCAGTTTTTCCCTAAAATAGGAACGTACCCTATTTAAAAGATTTTTAGCCTTACCAATATAGATTATTTCACCATCGGCATTTCTCATAATATAAACACCTGGCTTTTTTGGCAGATTTTCTGGAGATTTAATTTTTGTAGACATTCAAATACCTAGTTAAGCTCAACAATATCATTATCTAATTTAACTGTACCTTCAGCAATCATTGAATCCAAAACGCTTTTGATTTTAACTGAAGTTTTGCGGGATGTGGATTTGAAACCGAAATTACGTGAAACTTCTCTTGTTAAACTAGCTGTTGTTATGTTTTGTTTATGGGACAATATTGTTTCTATGTTTTTAGAAATTTCCTCATCAGAAATCAAATCTATTTTAGGTTTAACCCTCTTTCTTATAACAACATCATTACTTGATGCATCATACAAGAAGTCACCGATTCTTATAATATTTCCTGAATTTTCAGATTCTTTAATGGCTTTCAAGACCTGTTTTTTCATTTTAGACCCTGCTCTTTTAATATGGCAGCTGTCTTTAACCCTTTTAACAACCTCATTTACATGAATTGGTCCTTCAACATTGACAATTTCATTTATCGAATTAGAAACATTATTAATAGGCTGGTTAAATAAATCTTCCTGTGAATTCAAACCGAAATCACTTGCAAATTTATAATCAACAATTTCATCTTCAATATTTCCTCTTTTCGGAAGTTTATTGTCATCAAAACTCTTTAAAGTATTATTATTTTTAAATCTTTCTTTTTCTATTTCCTTGTAATCTTCATCAGCAATCTGAATAATATCTTCCAAAGCCTGATCTTTAATATCTTCACGCCTTTCCTCTTCATGAATTGTTACAATAGCATTATCATCGCTAGACAATTCCTTTTTGAGTTTTTCCATTTGAAGTTCTCTTTCATACCTCAACTCTTCTTTTTCGGCAAATGTCAAACCTTCATCCTGAGGAACATATTCTTCGCCTTCATAGTCCTGAATCGGTTCAATGTAGTCATTTTCATCATATTCTTCTGTTCTGTCAACTACAGAAACATAACCAACTTCAGTAGGATTTTCTATTTCATTTAAAGATTTATGAATATATTTGATATCACGAATACTGCTTTTAATAGAGTCCTTAACTGATTTAGACTTATTTTTATCCCCATCATAATACAAATTATTCTTTCTGAGAGGACTATTTACATCATTTATCCCTTTATAATAAGTAACTCCATCAGGTGATGTAGATACCTTGTTTGTTTTTTGATTATTATTAATACCAATATCATCATTTACGATATCTGATTGATAATTATCATAGTTATCATCATAAAATTGAGCATATTCATCGTTTTTCTTATTTAATGTATCTGAAATTACATCATCAAATGCCTTACTTACCAATGCTGAAGCAATATTTGAAATATCATCATCACCAAGGCTGCCGTCAGGATGATTTTCAAAAGCTTCATCAATTACACGATCAAAATCCTTTTCTTTAATAGTTTTATTTTTTGTCATTTCAGACATCCCATCCACATTTTTCTTAAATACAATTTTATCTACATTATAAGAATCAACATCATCATTATCAGATTGGATAAACTCATCATCAATAGTTCTGTCCATTAATGGATTGACATTAGGATTATTTTTATAGTCAGAAGAAATTACTTCAACTTCAACCACATCATCATCCCTAGGTGCAGTTTCATGCTCATCAATATCTTCATCCATAATCTCAGCATGGACAGTTTCAACCTCTTCTTTTGTCAAACTAAGTCTAGAAGTACCCCTAATTGCATCACTAAATTTAGATTCACTTATTCCATTAGGATTTTTAGGTTTGCTATTTCCAAAGAATATATTTTTTAATGGATTTACTTCAACTACAGGAGGTTCATCATCAGAATAATCAATAGTACTCTCTTCATCATTACTATGATCTACATAAATATAATCATCATCAGAACCCAAATCAACCTTACCATCATCTTCATCCTGCTTTAAATCACCAACAGACTCATCTAAAAGATCATCATTAATATTTGATTCATCAACAACAGAGTCAGACACTACAATATCCTCTTCATCATTACTATGATCTACATAAATATAATCATCATCAGAACCCAAATCAACCTTACCATCATCTAATTCAACATCATCCATATCATCACTATCATTAACATCAGAACCCAAATCAGCAGATCCTTCACCATGATTTACAAAAACATAATCATCATCAGAATCAGAATCAATACTTTTATCTTTCAAATCAACAGATTTATTGCTTTTTGATTGGTTTATAGGTTTTATATCAAAATCATCTTCTACATCGACTTTTACATCACTTTCTTTTTCATTTTCAATATGTGAAAATTCATCCATATCCATATCTGAAGACTTGTTAAAAGTAACTTTAGATGTATTTTTATCTTTATCAATAGGTTTATGTTCTAAAACATCCTCTTCAACATCATCCACATCCTGATTTAAATCACCAACAGACTCATCTAAAACATCCTCTTCAATATTTGATTCATCAACAACAGAGTCAGACACTACAATATCCTTTTCATCATTACTATGATCAACATAAATGAAGTCATCATTGTCAAGTTTGTCCTTTATTATGTCATTTACTTCATCAATAGATTCATCACCATTACTTTCATCATCATGGAAAAATGAAAATTTATTTTTTATTGAAGATAAAATTCCTCCACCTGATGCCTTGGATATAGTTGAATCAAATTTAACACCTTTTGAATCTATATCATCATCTATTTCTTCGGAGAGTTCTTCTTGGATTTCCTGTGAGATTTTTTCGTCCGTATATTGAACATTTTCGCTATCGTTTTTATCACTTGCATATGTATCTTCATCTTCAACACCATCATCAAAATGATTATTCTCTTTATCGATTAATTCATCATCAGTTTCATCTTCAGTTAACTCTTCTATAACCTCATCAATATTAAATTTATTAGATTCATCATGATTAACATCTATTTCATCAACATGATCGGTATTAACATCAAAATCATCTTTTTTGTCGGCAGAATCATCCACATCAAGATCATCTACAGCAATATCATCTACAGCAATATCATCATTCTCATCAACAGAATCAACAATTTCACTATCATCCACATTAATATCTAAATCATTACCAGAATCAACAATTTCACTATCATCCACATTAATATCTAAATCATTACCAGAATCAACCACAGCATTATCTTTTACATTTTCAACATCATCAACAATTAAATCATCAGTATCTTTTTTAATATCAACTTCTTTATCGAAAACTGATTCCTTATTTATATTTTTAGCATCAGATGTTTTTTCTTCGGCCAAATCATCATGGAATACAAAATCATCGAATGCACTATATTCTTCATCAATATCTGATTCTACAACAAACTCACTAGGAGATTCTTTAACAATATCCTCCATAGGTTCATCTACAACATCAACAAAATCACTAGGAGATTCTTTAACAATATCCTCCATAGGTTCATCTACAACATCAACAAAATCACTAGGAGATTCCTCTACAAATTCAAAATCATCATTATCAAATTCATCAAGTTCATCTTTGCTTACAAAAATTATGTCATCATCAAAGTCAAGTCCGTCTGGTGGAATTACCTCTACATTTTCTCCAAGTTCAGCTGCTTTAGCCTCTTCTTCTTTCTTTCTTTGTTCTTCTAACTCTTTTTCGCGTTTTTTTCTCAATTCTTCAGCTTTTTTCTCAGCTTCTTGTCTGCGTTTCTCTTCTTTTTCACGAGCTATTCTTTGTTCTTCACGAGTTTCCTTAATTGATTTTTCTATGAACTCCAATAATTTTTTACGTCCCAAATCACGGTTTCTATACCAATCGGTAGACCATAAATGATAAAGTTTCCATCCTAATCCTTCCAATACTTGCTCACGAAGTCTATCCCGGTCACGTGCAACCTTACTTGATGCATACATCTTTCCATCAGTTGTAATTCCCAAAATATATTTTCCAGGATTTTCTTCATCCACAATAGCCAAATCTACCCTAAATCCTGCACAACCAATTTGTTTATCGACAACATAGCCATTTTCTTCTAAAAAACTTGCAATAGCATCTTCAAAAGGTGCTGCATTATGTTCTTCTGCTGTATGTGCACCCATAGTTAAATTTTCAGCATATTCTAAGAATTCTCGTAGTGCCCTTACACCATGAGGAGGATTTGCCGTTAATTTCATACTTGAAGCTTTAAAGTTGGAAAACACAACACATTTTTGTCTTGCACGTGTAATCAATACATTTAATCTTCTTTCCCCACCATCCTGATTTAGAGGACCGAAGTTAAGTGACATTTTTCTTTCATTGTCAAAACCATATCCCACACTTATTAAAATAACATCTCTTTCATCCCCCTGAATTGTTTCAAGGTTTTTAACAAAGAATCTTTCATCCTTATTTTCTGAGAATAATGGTTCAAATTCTGGCCTTTCACGACGTTTTTCTTCCAATTTTTCCAAAATAGCATTTTTTTGAGCTACAGAAAATGTTCCTACACCCAAACTTTTTGTATCACCATATCTGTCAAAATGTTCAAATATCGCTTCAACAACATCTTCCGCTTCTTTTGGATTTGCAGATGATGAACCTCTATCATATGCAGTGTTGGGATTATAATGGAATTTTAATCCTAATTCCGAATCATTGTGAGAAGGTGAAGGATATACAAGCAATTCATTATCATAAAACTCTTTATTAGAAACATTAATTAATGACTCATGACGGCTTCTGTAGTGCCATTTCAACATCTTTACTGGGAAGGATAACTTACATAAATGTAATATACTCTCCATATCGAGTGATGTTGCTTCTTCCTCATCACTTTCTCCACTTGCCATCTGATCAAAGAATGATGTTGGAGGCAATTGCTGAGTATCACCCATTACAACTGCGGTTTTACCTCTCATAAATGCTCCCAAAGCATCTTCGGGTTTTACTTGACTTGCTTCGTCAAAAATAACCACATCAAATTGTAGTTCTTCATTAGTCGGGTCAAGATACTGTGCCACTGACAATGGAG containing:
- a CDS encoding zinc ribbon domain-containing protein, whose translation is MVKCPRCGHDNISSTTYCENCSYILDGSPTGQKKGGWKMGTAKKIVLIIGIIAIALVLFSAINHFNKPTNEESLNVVVADNNVQQGSSHPYAVKVIYDGFWYSKAGEPSTLQEQSTQGRHTFDLDCAAWDKVYVLVEKNDDSTENMTVQLLKNGEVVAENSTTNSGGQVTINYQS
- the uvrC gene encoding excinuclease ABC subunit UvrC, translating into MSTKIKSPENLPKKPGVYIMRNADGEIIYIGKAKNLLNRVRSYFREKLDRPKTQILMSHFDSLEYIITNSEKEALILEANLIKKHHPRYNIQLKDDKRYPYVKITDEKFPRLVITRNITKNGIYYGPFTDVGSVKRTVKFLKSLFKIRTCRNMDGPCLNAQIDLCYAPCTGNITEKEYSEIINKIDLFFQGKYSVIVKNLKKEMKEAAESEEYEKAAVLRDQIESIEEIMEKQFVDLVDDDLDQDVIAIAKGKLDIYVVIMPVRNGKITGRDDFLMSGSEHDSTSEIISSFIQQYYGYNRHVPKQILLSEEIDDNELLEEWLSDLRGNKVHIKVPQKGVKLRLVKMAEKNAEIIKHQKKKLENSMIELKKYLKLEKLPRIIEGYDISNISGKFAVGSKVSFKDAKPNKKMYKHFKMETPGPNDFAMMKELLTRRLKMIETDPEPDLIVIDGGKGQLGMACDVLDELNLSHIPIIGLAKEFEEIYLPNSKRPIIIPKNNRALHLLQQVRDESHRFAITYHRKLRSKNIIQSSLDDIKGIGKKRKINLLKEFGSIDNIKNASVDELLKVEGMSKNSAQNVYDFFH
- a CDS encoding DUF3320 domain-containing protein produces the protein MIIMLSNSSTNIIEKEFKNLRKELLDLTLRNQLLNFKSRAKTVVINNQTPINVFQTLVLQENKMYFVSNKKDKKEEKSSVWDHIPFDFSKFSEGNKKLEIDLTPNELQKRLYYINNQAKTMLQEQGYNILYLAVGFLEWIDKSKPKQTNQAPLVLIPVSMERKKVGESFNLEWTGEDIQTNISLKAKLLEGGIELPDFEFKKYGEVVDHYIEKVKHAVQKMENWKVNHKIALGFFSFTKFVMYNDLNPDSWADNVDLTKNELIQAIFNPAKNDVEAFNEEDIDTQLDYQTMYQVLDADSSQIAAIQDVKAGRNLVVEGPPGTGKSQTIVNLIAELLAEGKSVLFVSEKMAALDVVKDRLTNVGLGKFVLELHSHKTRRKKFLKDLQKATTVRAVDTLNIDQTIRKLETLKRQLDDYASVIHKPVFAVNFSAFQLYGMKEAADDHFSRKQSIMPLVRFNSPESVTLKDLDDTILALESVAELYQTISKENPWSKCSPKSLLPADLREIEMLINDTLKSLDAFLIERGRVYDIYGIKKPNTLNEFEKSLSAFDIIKTQNSELIDAQILKSGAWDKNNDDPYRLIQELAKYQKVADVLNKFNPSIYHANIDRIIYELNELSHKKFRFFKGNQHLELVERYYNYPVQDDINTIIDDLSKAKVAIKLKKNLEANEALAKQYYGGYWYLNADINDLKAIAQWMTQFTALTREGIFSQNTIDILSKDLFDINPERDLVDYIDSGKQFSSDLDKLKSKLNPRSKLIFKKGANDVDFEDWQSQLYNWRGQLSSLHLWSQYLNTKNSLKGTIADSFVDSIEKRNIKKDDIKSLVEGNFADSLLNILFVENQELATFIGELHENRIREFKDLDKKILILNRKRIFHKLNQNIPQIFGATENPQAKVLAGEFTRKSGHLPVRKLLEKAGGMIKQIKPCFMMSPLSVAQYLDPTNEELQFDVVIFDEASQVKPEDALGAFMRGKTAVVMGDTQQLPPTSFFDQMASGESDEEEATSLDMESILHLCKLSFPVKMLKWHYRSRHESLINVSNKEFYDNELLVYPSPSHNDSELGLKFHYNPNTAYDRGSSSANPKEAEDVVEAIFEHFDRYGDTKSLGVGTFSVAQKNAILEKLEEKRRERPEFEPLFSENKDERFFVKNLETIQGDERDVILISVGYGFDNERKMSLNFGPLNQDGGERRLNVLITRARQKCVVFSNFKASSMKLTANPPHGVRALREFLEYAENLTMGAHTAEEHNAAPFEDAIASFLEENGYVVDKQIGCAGFRVDLAIVDEENPGKYILGITTDGKMYASSKVARDRDRLREQVLEGLGWKLYHLWSTDWYRNRDLGRKKLLEFIEKSIKETREEQRIAREKEEKRRQEAEKKAEELRKKREKELEEQRKKEEEAKAAELGENVEVIPPDGLDFDDDIIFVSKDELDEFDNDDFEFVEESPSDFVDVVDEPMEDIVKESPSDFVDVVDEPMEDIVKESPSEFVVESDIDEEYSAFDDFVFHDDLAEEKTSDAKNINKESVFDKEVDIKKDTDDLIVDDVENVKDNAVVDSGNDLDINVDDSEIVDSGNDLDINVDDSEIVDSVDENDDIAVDDIAVDDLDVDDSADKKDDFDVNTDHVDEIDVNHDESNKFNIDEVIEELTEDETDDELIDKENNHFDDGVEDEDTYASDKNDSENVQYTDEKISQEIQEELSEEIDDDIDSKGVKFDSTISKASGGGILSSIKNKFSFFHDDESNGDESIDEVNDIIKDKLDNDDFIYVDHSNDEKDIVVSDSVVDESNIEEDVLDESVGDLNQDVDDVEEDVLEHKPIDKDKNTSKVTFNKSSDMDMDEFSHIENEKESDVKVDVEDDFDIKPINQSKSNKSVDLKDKSIDSDSDDDYVFVNHGEGSADLGSDVNDSDDMDDVELDDGKVDLGSDDDYIYVDHSNDEEDIVVSDSVVDESNINDDLLDESVGDLKQDEDDGKVDLGSDDDYIYVDHSNDEESTIDYSDDEPPVVEVNPLKNIFFGNSKPKNPNGISESKFSDAIRGTSRLSLTKEEVETVHAEIMDEDIDEHETAPRDDDVVEVEVISSDYKNNPNVNPLMDRTIDDEFIQSDNDDVDSYNVDKIVFKKNVDGMSEMTKNKTIKEKDFDRVIDEAFENHPDGSLGDDDISNIASALVSKAFDDVISDTLNKKNDEYAQFYDDNYDNYQSDIVNDDIGINNNQKTNKVSTSPDGVTYYKGINDVNSPLRKNNLYYDGDKNKSKSVKDSIKSSIRDIKYIHKSLNEIENPTEVGYVSVVDRTEEYDENDYIEPIQDYEGEEYVPQDEGLTFAEKEELRYERELQMEKLKKELSSDDNAIVTIHEEERREDIKDQALEDIIQIADEDYKEIEKERFKNNNTLKSFDDNKLPKRGNIEDEIVDYKFASDFGLNSQEDLFNQPINNVSNSINEIVNVEGPIHVNEVVKRVKDSCHIKRAGSKMKKQVLKAIKESENSGNIIRIGDFLYDASSNDVVIRKRVKPKIDLISDEEISKNIETILSHKQNITTASLTREVSRNFGFKSTSRKTSVKIKSVLDSMIAEGTVKLDNDIVELN